One Candida dubliniensis CD36 chromosome 1, complete sequence genomic region harbors:
- a CDS encoding exosome complex exonuclease subunit, putative (Similar to S. cerevisiae DIS3;~Similar to C. albicans DIS3) — MTVSTTINNRKRLSSGLSVTSKVFVRSRNGGALKIVREHYLRNDIPCYSTICNSCQDIIKPDSQGQLPKFILSSNPTKTTKGEPHYLVLDTNIILHAIDLLENNQCFYDVIIPQTVLEEVKNRSFPIYQRLRNLVKSEDKRFIVFHNEYNEQTYINRNKNETINDRNDRAIRKVAQWYQTHLPKFKTFFICNDKDNRTKAIKEGINAKTLVEYIESLPNADDLTDLIPQDDSTFEDNKTSTATVEDETSFPEYYSNARIMAGIKNGTLYQGILNVSSYNYLQGEVSVPAFKKPLLIQGSKNLNRAFNSDSVIVELLPKDKWKEPSTTIIEEGAIGANDNAADGDEDDVDIEETASSKKSVISDKERILLAQEAIKVIGSKNEDKRLQPTAKIVGVMRRSWRYYVGQIAPSSVNLDDKTGHAAKNCFVILMDPKLPKIRIRTRKAREYLGQRIVVVVDSWPVNSRYPNGHFVRALGEIESAEAETEALLLEHDVEYRPFSKNVLDCLPQEGDNWVVPDITNTEDPQLQKRVDLRDKLVCSIDPPNCVDIDDALHAKQLPNGNYEVGVHIADVTHFVKPNTPLDQEGASRGTSVYLVDKRIDMLPQLLGTNLCSLKPFVDRFAFSVIWEVDEDANIINVNYMKSIIKSRQAFSYEQAQLRIDDPSQQDDLTKSMRILLKLSKKLKQKRLDAGALNLASPEVKVHMDSETSDPQEVEIKKLLETNSLVEEFMLFANISVARKIYDAYPQTAMLRRHAAPPATNFETLNDMLNVRKDGMSISLESSKALADSLDRCIDPNDKYFNTLVRIMSTRCMMAAEYFPSGSYGYPEFRHYGLAVDIYTHFTSPIRRYCDVVAHRQLAGAIGYENLDLSHRDKSKMEMIVRNINKRHRNAQFAGRSSIEYYVGQVMRNNEAEHEGYIIKIFNNGIVVLVPKFGVEGLIKLENMGDVNSANYNEDKYELTFTDFKGNSRTIAVFDKVKVDVKSVKDEISGKRKAQLMLK, encoded by the coding sequence ATGACAGTATCAACAACTATCAATAATAGGAAACGATTATCAAGTGGATTAAGTGTCACATCAAAAGTATTTGTACGTTCAAGAAATGGTGGAGctttaaaaattgttcGTGAACATTATTTAAGAAATGATATTCCATGTTATTCCACCATTTGTAATTCATGTCAAGATATAATTAAACCTGATTCTCAAGGCCAATTACCAAAATTCATTTTATCTCTGAATCCAACAAAGACAACCAAAGGTGAACCACATTATTTAGTATTAGAtactaatattattttacatgccattgatttattagaaaataatcaatGTTTTTATGATGTAATAATTCCTCAAACAGTTTTAGAAGAAGTGAAAAATCGTTCATTCccaatttatcaaagaTTAAGAAATTTAGTTAAATCTGAAGATAAACGATTCATTGTATTTCataatgaatataatgAACAAACTTATATtaatagaaataaaaatgaaactaTTAATGATAGAAATGATCGAGCCATTAGAAAAGTGGCTCAATGGTATCAAACACATTTACCTAAATTTAAAACGTTTTTCATTTGtaatgataaagataataGAACTAAAGCAATTAAAGAAGGTATTAATGCCAAAACATTAGttgaatatattgaaaGTTTACCAAATGCTGATGATTTAACTGATTTAATACCTCAAGATGATTCTACATTTGAGGATAATAAGACTAGTACTGCTACCGTGGAAGATGAAACTTCATTCCCGgaatattattcaaatgCAAGAATAATGGCTGGTATTAAAAATGGTACTTTATATCAAGGTATTTTGAATGTCTCATCatataattatttacaAGGTGAAGTTCTGGTTCCAGCATTTAAAAAACctttattaattcaagGGTCAAAGAATTTAAATCGTGCATTTAATTCCGATTCAGTTATTGTCGAATTATTACCAAAAGATAAATGGAAAGAACCATCAACTACCATTATTGAGGAAGGGGCTATTGGTGCCAATGATAATGCAGCAGAtggtgatgaagatgatgtCGATATTGAAGAAACTGCCAGCTCCAAGAAGAGTGTGATTTCTGATAAAGAACGTATATTATTAGCTCAAGAAGCTATAAAAGTCATTGGGTCTAAAAATGAAGATAAAAGATTACAACCAACTGcaaaaattgttggtgTAATGAGAAGATCATGGAGATATTATGTTGGACAAATAGCTCCCTCATCAGTTAATCTTGATGATAAGACTGGTCATGCAGCAAagaattgttttgttattttgATGGATCCTAAATTACCtaaaattagaattagaacTAGAAAAGCTAGAGAATATTTAGGACaaagaattgttgttgtggttgatTCTTGGCCTGTTAATTCAAGATATCCTAATGGACATTTTGTTAGAGCTTTGGGTGAAATTGAAAGTGCTGAAGCGGAAACTGAAGCATTGTTATTGGAACATGATGTTGAATATAGACcattttctaaaaatgTTTTGGATTGTTTACCACAGGAAGGTGATAATTGGGTAGTTCCAGATATCACCAATACTGAAGATCcacaattacaaaaaagAGTTGATTTAAGAGATAAATTAGTTTGTTCAATTGATCCACCGAATTGTGtagatattgatgatgctTTACATGCTAAACAATTACCTAATGGGAATTATGAAGTTGGAGTTCATATTGCTGATGTTACTCATTTTGTTAAACCAAATACTCCATTAGATCAAGAAGGTGCCTCAAGGGGAACTTCGGTATATTTGGTTgataaaagaattgataTGTTACCTCAGCTTTTAGGTACAAATTTATGTTCATTAAAACCATTTGTTGATAGATTTGCCTTTAGTGTTATTTGGgaagttgatgaagatgccaatattattaatgtcAATTATATGAAATcgattattaaatcaagaCAAGCATTTTCTTATGAACAAGCTCAATTACGTATTGATGATCCATCACAACAAGATGATTTAACTAAATCAATGagaattttattaaaattatcgaaaaaattaaaacaaaaaagattaGATGCTGGTGCTTTAAATTTAGCATCTCCTGAAGTTAAAGTTCATATGGATAGTGAAACTTCTGATCCCCAAGaagttgaaattaaaaaattattagaaacaAATTCTTTAGTTGAAGAATTTATGTTGTTTGCTAATATATCGGTTgcaagaaaaatttatgATGCTTATCCACAAACGGCTATGCTTAGACGACATGCAGCACCACCAGCAACtaattttgaaactttAAATGATATGTTAAATGTTCGTAAAGATGGTATGtcaatttcattagaaTCATCTAAGGCATTGGCTGATTCATTGGATAGATGTATTGATcctaatgataaatattttaatacTTTGGTTCGTATCATGTCTACTCGTTGTATGATGGCGGCAGAATATTTCCCTAGTGGATCTTACGGATACCCAGAATTTAGACATTATGGTTTAGCAGTTGATATTTATACCCATTTCACTTCCCCAATTAGAAGATATTGTGATGTTGTTGCTCATAGACAATTGGCAGGTGCCATTGGTTATGAGAATTTAGATTTGAGTCATCGTGACAAATCTAAAATGGAAATGATTGTtagaaatatcaataaacGTCATAGAAATGCTCAATTTGCTGGAAGATCAAGTATAGAATATTATGTTGGTCAAGTTATGAGAAATAATGAAGCTGAACATGAAGGTTATATTATCAAgatttttaataatggtaTTGTGGTATTAGTGCCGAAATTTGGGGTTGAAGGATTAATTAAACTTGAGAATATGGGTGATGTTAATTCAGCAAATTATAATGAAGATAAATATGAATTGACGTTTACTGATTTTAAAGGTAATTCAAGAACAATAGCTGTTTTTGATAAAGTTAAGGTTGATGTGAAGTCGGTGAAAGATGAAATTAGTGGTAAAAGAAAAGCTCAACTTATGTTAAAATGA